Proteins from a genomic interval of Desulfovibrio litoralis DSM 11393:
- a CDS encoding KdsC family phosphatase: MSEKKYNREDFYPSYYHDPELIKLAKPITTLVFDIDGVFTDAGIYLDSNGEHSKRFNIQDGLGIMLAHEAGLKVAVITGQSSPAVDKRMNILKINNYYHGFIDKREPINDLKNKYNLSWNEIAYLGDDWVDLSCLASVGFPVAVNNAVPEVKEAAKLVTLASGGHGAVREFIQFILYTQNKLQTILNKFNQPA; this comes from the coding sequence ATGAGTGAAAAAAAATATAACAGAGAAGATTTTTATCCCTCATATTATCACGACCCTGAGTTAATAAAGTTAGCAAAACCCATTACGACACTGGTTTTTGATATTGACGGCGTTTTTACTGATGCCGGTATTTATCTTGATTCAAACGGTGAACACAGCAAACGCTTTAATATTCAAGACGGGCTTGGAATTATGCTTGCTCATGAAGCAGGGCTTAAGGTTGCGGTTATTACCGGACAAAGTTCTCCGGCGGTTGATAAGCGCATGAATATTTTAAAAATAAATAATTATTATCACGGGTTTATTGATAAACGAGAACCTATTAACGACTTGAAAAATAAATATAATTTGTCTTGGAATGAAATAGCTTATTTGGGCGATGATTGGGTTGATTTGTCATGTTTGGCAAGTGTTGGCTTTCCTGTTGCCGTAAATAATGCCGTGCCTGAGGTGAAAGAGGCGGCTAAGCTTGTTACTTTGGCGAGTGGCGGACATGGTGCTGTCCGTGAATTTATTCAATTTATTTTATACACTCAAAATAAATTGCAAACTATTTTAAACAAGTTTAATCAACCGGCATGA
- the kdsA gene encoding 3-deoxy-8-phosphooctulonate synthase, with translation MTYFPYKDFSYETLLNQPFIIVGPCVLESYELGLEVAEEVKRVSEKYQIPAVFKSSYDKANRSSIKSFRGPGLAKGLDWLAQIREKTELPIVTDIHEPHEADEVGKVADILQIPAFLCRQTSLLWAAGKTDKIVNVKKGQFLAPWEMASVADKIRESGNSKILLTERGNSFGYNNLVVDMRSFSIMSKFSFPVVFDATHSVQLPGAKGSSSGGDRSFVPALSRAAVAAGANGVFLECHPNPDAALCDGPNSLNLKDLDKLIGQLKNIWSLLI, from the coding sequence ATGACATATTTTCCATATAAAGATTTTTCTTACGAAACTTTGTTAAACCAACCTTTTATTATTGTTGGTCCTTGCGTACTCGAAAGCTATGAGCTAGGGCTTGAGGTTGCGGAAGAAGTTAAAAGAGTAAGCGAAAAATATCAAATTCCCGCTGTTTTTAAAAGCTCTTATGATAAAGCAAACCGCAGTTCGATTAAAAGTTTTAGAGGTCCGGGTTTGGCTAAAGGCTTAGATTGGCTTGCTCAAATCAGGGAAAAAACCGAATTACCTATAGTTACTGATATTCATGAACCTCACGAGGCCGATGAAGTGGGAAAAGTCGCGGATATTTTACAAATTCCCGCTTTTTTGTGTCGCCAAACTTCTCTTTTGTGGGCAGCCGGAAAAACCGATAAAATAGTTAATGTCAAAAAAGGACAATTTCTTGCACCTTGGGAAATGGCATCAGTTGCCGATAAAATTAGAGAAAGCGGAAATTCAAAAATACTTTTGACCGAACGTGGAAATTCTTTTGGTTATAATAATTTAGTTGTAGATATGCGAAGTTTTTCAATTATGTCAAAGTTTTCTTTCCCTGTTGTTTTTGATGCGACTCATTCCGTGCAATTGCCGGGGGCTAAAGGTTCTTCTTCCGGTGGCGATCGCTCTTTTGTGCCTGCTCTTTCTCGTGCGGCTGTTGCGGCCGGTGCGAACGGAGTTTTTTTAGAGTGCCACCCAAACCCTGATGCCGCTCTTTGCGATGGTCCAAACTCGTTAAATCTTAAAGATTTGGATAAATTAATCGGACAACTTAAAAATATTTGGAGTCTTTTGATATGA